Proteins from a single region of Streptomyces glaucescens:
- a CDS encoding glucose PTS transporter subunit EIIB, protein MASKAEKIVAGLGGIDNIDEIEGCITRLRVEVSDASLVDDAALKGAGAHGVVKMGTAIQVVIGTDADPIAAEIEDLM, encoded by the coding sequence ATGGCCAGCAAGGCTGAGAAGATCGTTGCCGGGCTCGGCGGCATCGACAACATCGACGAGATCGAGGGCTGCATCACCCGCCTGCGGGTCGAGGTCAGCGACGCCTCGCTGGTCGACGACGCCGCCCTCAAGGGCGCCGGCGCCCACGGCGTGGTCAAGATGGGCACCGCCATCCAGGTCGTCATCGGCACCGACGCCGACCCGATCGCCGCGGAGATCGAAGACCTCATGTGA
- a CDS encoding MBL fold metallo-hydrolase, with amino-acid sequence MKLTVVGCSGSFPSAESACSSYLVEADGFRLLLDMGNGALGELQRHCGLYDLDAIFLSHLHADHCIDMCAYFVARYYRHDGGRCDPIPVHGPEGTEHRLTTAYADTPSASSMSEVFDFHTVKPSTFEIGPFTVHTERVAHPVEAYGIRIEHGGRTLTYSGDTGVTPALDELARDADLFLCEAAFTHGKESIPDLHLNGREAGETATRAGARRLLLTHIPPWTDPQVNLTDARAAYEGPVELAVPRRSYEV; translated from the coding sequence ATGAAGCTCACCGTCGTCGGCTGCTCGGGGTCGTTCCCGTCCGCGGAATCGGCCTGCTCGAGCTACCTCGTCGAGGCCGACGGCTTCCGGCTGCTCCTCGACATGGGCAACGGCGCCCTCGGCGAGTTGCAGCGCCACTGCGGTCTCTACGACCTCGACGCGATCTTCCTCAGCCATCTGCACGCCGACCACTGCATCGACATGTGCGCCTACTTCGTGGCGCGCTACTACCGGCACGACGGCGGACGCTGCGACCCGATCCCCGTCCACGGCCCCGAGGGCACCGAGCACCGGCTGACCACGGCCTACGCCGACACCCCGTCCGCCTCCTCGATGAGCGAGGTGTTCGACTTCCACACGGTCAAGCCCTCCACCTTCGAGATCGGCCCCTTCACCGTGCACACCGAACGCGTGGCCCACCCCGTGGAGGCGTACGGCATCCGCATCGAGCACGGCGGCCGCACCCTGACCTACTCCGGCGACACCGGCGTGACCCCGGCCCTCGACGAACTCGCCCGCGACGCGGACCTGTTCCTGTGCGAGGCCGCCTTCACGCACGGCAAGGAGAGCATCCCCGACCTGCACCTCAACGGCCGCGAGGCGGGCGAGACGGCGACCCGGGCGGGCGCCCGCCGCCTGCTCCTCACCCACATCCCCCCGTGGACCGATCCCCAGGTCAACCTGACCGACGCCCGGGCGGCGTACGAGGGACCGGTGGAGCTGGCGGTGCCCAGGAGGTCGTACGAGGTCTAG
- the rph gene encoding ribonuclease PH, whose protein sequence is MSRIDGRTPRQLRPVTIERGWSKHAEGSVLVSFGDTKVLCTASFTEGVPRWRKGSGEGWVTAEYSMLPRATNTRGDRESVKGKIGGRTHEISRLIGRSLRAVIDYKALGENTIVLDCDVLQADGGTRTAAITGAYVALADAVAWAQGKKLIKPGRKPLTGTVAAVSVGIVAGVPLLDLCYEEDVRAETDMNVVCTGDGRFVEVQGTAEAEPFARDELDALLDLAVAGCTDLAAAQRAALEAADGTDGK, encoded by the coding sequence ATGTCTCGAATCGACGGCCGCACCCCCCGACAACTCCGCCCGGTCACCATCGAACGCGGCTGGAGCAAGCACGCCGAGGGCTCCGTCCTCGTCTCCTTCGGCGACACCAAGGTGCTGTGCACCGCCTCCTTCACCGAAGGCGTCCCGCGCTGGCGCAAGGGCAGCGGAGAAGGCTGGGTCACCGCCGAGTACTCCATGCTCCCCCGCGCCACCAACACCCGCGGCGACCGGGAATCCGTCAAGGGCAAGATCGGCGGCCGTACGCACGAGATCTCCCGCCTCATCGGCCGCTCCCTGCGCGCCGTCATCGACTACAAGGCGCTCGGCGAGAACACCATCGTCCTCGACTGCGACGTCCTCCAGGCCGACGGCGGCACCCGCACCGCCGCCATCACCGGCGCCTACGTCGCCCTCGCCGACGCCGTCGCCTGGGCCCAGGGCAAGAAACTGATCAAGCCCGGCCGCAAGCCGCTGACCGGCACCGTCGCCGCCGTCTCCGTCGGCATCGTCGCCGGCGTCCCGCTGCTCGACCTCTGCTACGAGGAGGACGTCCGCGCCGAGACCGACATGAACGTCGTCTGCACCGGCGACGGCCGCTTCGTCGAGGTCCAGGGCACCGCGGAGGCCGAACCCTTCGCCCGCGACGAACTCGACGCCCTGCTCGACCTCGCGGTCGCCGGCTGCACCGACCTGGCCGCCGCACAGCGCGCGGCACTCGAAGCGGCCGACGGAACCGACGGAAAGTAA
- a CDS encoding PLP-dependent cysteine synthase family protein, whose translation MRYDSPLAAVGNTPLVRLPRLSPSADVRIWAKLEDRNPTGSVKDRPALHMIEQAEKDGRLTPGCTILEPTSGNTGISLAMAAKLKGYRMVCVMPENTSQERRDLLGMWGAEIISSPAAGGSNTAVRVAKELAAEHPDWVMLYQYGNPDNAGAHYATTGPEILADLPSVTHFVAGLGTTGTLMGVGRYLREHKPDVRIVAAEPRYDDLVYGLRNLDEGFVPELYDASVLTTRFSVGSADAVTRTRELLQQEGIFAGVSTGAALHAAIGVGKKALKAGESADIVFVVADGGWKYLSTGVYTAATTEEAIETLQGQLWA comes from the coding sequence ATGCGGTACGACTCCCCGCTGGCCGCGGTCGGCAACACCCCCCTGGTGCGCCTGCCGCGGCTCTCGCCGTCCGCCGACGTCCGCATCTGGGCCAAGCTGGAGGACCGCAACCCCACCGGCTCGGTCAAGGACCGCCCCGCCCTGCACATGATCGAGCAGGCGGAGAAGGACGGCCGGCTGACCCCGGGCTGCACCATCCTGGAGCCCACCTCCGGCAACACCGGCATCTCCCTCGCCATGGCGGCCAAGCTCAAGGGCTACCGCATGGTCTGCGTGATGCCGGAGAACACCTCCCAGGAACGCCGGGACCTGCTCGGCATGTGGGGCGCCGAGATCATCTCCTCGCCCGCCGCGGGCGGCTCCAACACCGCCGTCCGCGTCGCCAAGGAACTCGCCGCCGAGCACCCCGACTGGGTGATGCTCTACCAGTACGGCAACCCGGACAACGCGGGCGCCCACTACGCCACCACCGGCCCCGAGATCCTCGCGGACCTCCCCTCCGTCACCCACTTCGTCGCGGGCCTCGGCACCACGGGCACCCTCATGGGCGTCGGCCGCTACCTGCGCGAGCACAAGCCGGACGTCAGGATCGTCGCCGCGGAACCGCGCTACGACGACCTGGTCTACGGCCTGCGCAACCTCGACGAGGGCTTCGTCCCCGAGCTGTACGACGCCTCCGTGCTCACCACCCGCTTCTCGGTCGGCTCCGCCGACGCGGTCACCCGCACCCGCGAACTCCTCCAGCAGGAGGGCATCTTCGCGGGCGTCTCCACCGGGGCCGCCCTGCACGCCGCGATCGGCGTCGGCAAGAAGGCCCTGAAGGCCGGCGAGAGCGCGGACATCGTCTTCGTCGTGGCCGACGGCGGCTGGAAGTACCTGTCGACCGGCGTCTACACGGCGGCGACCACGGAAGAGGCGATCGAGACCCTGCAGGGCCAGCTCTGGGCATGA
- a CDS encoding Mov34/MPN/PAD-1 family protein: MLTITQALYDQIVAHARKDHPDEACGVIAGPAGSDRPERFIPMLNAAMSPTFYEFDSGDLLKLYREMDDRDEEPVVIYHSHTATEAYPSRTDISYANEPGAHYVLVSTADTDGMGAFQFRSFRIVEGQVTEEEVNVVEAY, translated from the coding sequence ATGCTGACCATCACCCAGGCCCTCTACGACCAGATCGTCGCGCACGCCCGCAAGGACCACCCCGACGAGGCGTGCGGCGTCATCGCGGGCCCGGCGGGCTCGGACCGCCCCGAGCGCTTCATCCCCATGCTGAACGCGGCCATGTCGCCCACCTTCTACGAGTTCGACTCCGGCGACCTGCTCAAGCTCTACCGCGAGATGGACGACCGCGACGAGGAGCCGGTGGTCATCTACCACTCCCACACCGCCACCGAGGCCTACCCCTCGCGCACCGACATCTCGTACGCCAACGAGCCCGGCGCCCACTACGTCCTGGTCTCGACCGCCGACACCGACGGGATGGGCGCGTTCCAGTTCCGCTCGTTCCGCATCGTCGAAGGCCAGGTCACCGAGGAGGAAGTGAACGTCGTGGAGGCCTACTGA
- the clpS gene encoding ATP-dependent Clp protease adapter ClpS: MLLLFRQCDDFWCAWQHGHVTSAAPLEIERTESAEEVSAVPEPDVPWVTIVHNDPVNLMSYVTYVFQTYFGYSKDKATKLMLDVHHKGRAVVSSGTREEMERDVQAMHGYGLWATLQQDRK; the protein is encoded by the coding sequence ATGCTACTCCTATTTCGTCAGTGTGACGATTTCTGGTGCGCGTGGCAGCATGGTCATGTGACGTCAGCCGCTCCCCTCGAGATCGAACGCACCGAATCGGCGGAAGAGGTCTCCGCCGTCCCCGAGCCGGACGTCCCCTGGGTCACGATCGTGCACAACGACCCGGTCAACCTCATGAGCTACGTGACGTACGTCTTCCAGACGTACTTCGGCTACTCCAAGGACAAGGCCACCAAGCTCATGCTCGACGTCCACCACAAGGGCCGGGCGGTCGTCTCCAGCGGTACCCGCGAGGAGATGGAACGCGACGTGCAGGCCATGCACGGCTACGGTCTGTGGGCCACCCTCCAGCAGGACCGCAAGTAG
- a CDS encoding putative leader peptide yields the protein MVLLDVSDKAPGTLLVARLHVDLCRLNSAIC from the coding sequence ATGGTTCTCCTCGACGTGAGTGACAAGGCGCCGGGCACACTGCTCGTGGCGCGTCTGCACGTCGATCTGTGCAGGCTGAACAGCGCCATCTGTTGA
- a CDS encoding amino acid permease has protein sequence MTSVQVDKENTSEEGYERGLGSRQIQMIAIGGAIGTGLFLGAGKGISKAGPSLILAYAIAGLVIFFIMRALGELLMYRPVSGSFSEYAREFIGPFAGFVTGWTYWLFWVVTGITEVTAAAAYMTYWFDIPQWVSALIFTVILYGANLISVKLFGELEFWFSMVKVTAIIGMILICAGILTIGFSDAGDTASVTHLWSDGGFFPHGVGESLMTLQMVMFAFLAVELVGVTAGESKDPKTVLPKAINTVPWRIAVFYVGALIMILSVVPWTHFQPGVSPFVAAFEKMGLAAGAGIVNFVVLTAALSSCNSGMYSTGRMLRDLALNNQGPKLFTRLTSNGLPLVGTTFSAALMMVGVWINYQWPGKAFDYVVSFATISGMWAWIMILVSQIRYRAKADRGELPRSEFRAPGAPYTSWFALAFIGMVIVLMGIDKDARISLYCAPLWALILGVAYLVLKSRNPEAAAFKKRG, from the coding sequence ATGACCTCTGTGCAGGTCGACAAGGAGAACACCTCCGAAGAGGGGTACGAGCGGGGCCTCGGCAGCCGGCAGATCCAGATGATCGCCATCGGCGGCGCCATCGGCACCGGTCTCTTCCTCGGGGCGGGCAAGGGCATCTCCAAGGCCGGGCCCAGCCTCATCCTGGCGTACGCCATCGCGGGCCTCGTCATCTTCTTCATCATGCGCGCGCTCGGCGAGCTGCTGATGTACCGCCCCGTGTCCGGCTCCTTCTCGGAGTACGCACGCGAGTTCATCGGGCCCTTCGCGGGCTTCGTGACGGGATGGACGTACTGGCTGTTCTGGGTCGTCACCGGCATCACCGAGGTCACCGCCGCCGCGGCCTACATGACGTACTGGTTCGACATCCCCCAGTGGGTGTCGGCCCTGATCTTCACGGTCATCCTGTACGGCGCCAACCTCATCTCCGTGAAGCTCTTCGGCGAGCTGGAGTTCTGGTTCTCGATGGTCAAGGTCACCGCGATCATCGGCATGATCCTGATCTGCGCCGGCATCCTGACGATCGGCTTCTCGGACGCCGGCGACACCGCCTCCGTGACCCACCTGTGGAGCGACGGCGGCTTCTTCCCGCACGGCGTCGGCGAGTCCCTGATGACCCTCCAGATGGTCATGTTCGCCTTCCTCGCCGTCGAACTGGTCGGTGTGACCGCGGGCGAGTCCAAGGACCCGAAGACCGTGCTGCCCAAGGCGATCAACACCGTGCCCTGGCGCATCGCCGTCTTCTACGTCGGCGCGCTGATCATGATTCTGTCGGTCGTGCCGTGGACCCACTTCCAGCCCGGCGTGAGCCCCTTCGTGGCCGCCTTCGAGAAGATGGGCCTGGCCGCGGGCGCGGGCATCGTCAACTTCGTCGTCCTCACCGCCGCCCTGTCGTCCTGCAACTCCGGCATGTACTCCACCGGCCGCATGCTGCGCGACCTGGCGCTGAACAACCAGGGCCCGAAGCTCTTCACCAGGCTCACCTCCAACGGCCTCCCGCTGGTCGGCACCACCTTCTCGGCCGCGCTGATGATGGTCGGCGTGTGGATCAACTACCAGTGGCCCGGCAAGGCGTTCGACTACGTCGTCTCCTTCGCCACCATCTCCGGCATGTGGGCCTGGATCATGATCCTGGTCAGCCAGATCCGCTACCGGGCCAAGGCCGACCGCGGCGAGCTGCCCCGCTCGGAGTTCCGCGCCCCGGGCGCCCCGTACACGAGCTGGTTCGCGCTCGCCTTCATCGGCATGGTGATCGTGCTGATGGGCATCGACAAGGACGCCCGGATCTCGCTGTACTGCGCGCCGCTGTGGGCGCTGATCCTCGGGGTCGCCTATCTCGTGCTGAAGAGCCGCAACCCGGAGGCGGCGGCCTTCAAGAAGCGCGGCTGA
- a CDS encoding MoaD/ThiS family protein: protein MAIEVRIPTILRQYTDGQKAVEGNGATLADLFADLETRHTGIQARIVDGDQLRRFVNVYLNDEDVRFLDGINTKLSDGDNVTILPAVAGGMA, encoded by the coding sequence ATGGCCATCGAGGTCCGCATCCCCACCATCCTCCGCCAGTACACCGACGGCCAGAAGGCGGTGGAGGGCAACGGTGCCACCCTCGCCGACCTCTTCGCCGACCTCGAGACCCGGCACACGGGCATCCAGGCCCGGATCGTCGACGGCGACCAGCTCCGCCGGTTCGTCAACGTCTACCTGAACGACGAGGACGTCCGCTTCCTCGACGGCATCAACACCAAGCTGTCCGACGGCGACAACGTCACGATCCTGCCGGCCGTGGCCGGCGGCATGGCCTGA
- the rdgB gene encoding RdgB/HAM1 family non-canonical purine NTP pyrophosphatase, whose amino-acid sequence MTRLILATRNAGKITELRAILADAGLPHELVGADAYPDIPDVRETGVTFAENALLKAHALARATGLPAVADDSGLCVDVLGGAPGIFSARWAGRHGDDKANLDLLLAQLSDIAAEHRGAHFACAAALALPDGTERVVEGRLRGVLRHEPAGTGGFGYDPILQPEGETRTCAELTPEEKNAISHRGKAFRALVPVVRELLGV is encoded by the coding sequence ATGACCCGCTTGATCCTCGCCACCCGCAACGCCGGAAAGATCACCGAGCTCAGGGCGATCCTCGCCGACGCAGGCCTGCCCCACGAACTCGTCGGCGCCGACGCCTACCCCGACATCCCCGACGTCAGGGAAACCGGAGTCACCTTCGCCGAGAACGCCCTGCTCAAGGCCCACGCCCTCGCCCGGGCCACGGGCCTGCCCGCGGTCGCCGACGACTCCGGCCTCTGCGTGGACGTCCTCGGCGGCGCCCCCGGCATCTTCTCCGCCCGCTGGGCCGGCCGCCACGGCGACGACAAGGCCAACCTGGACCTGCTGCTCGCCCAGCTCTCCGACATCGCCGCCGAACACCGCGGCGCCCACTTCGCCTGCGCCGCGGCCCTCGCCCTCCCCGACGGCACGGAACGCGTGGTCGAGGGCCGGCTGCGGGGCGTGCTCCGCCACGAGCCCGCCGGCACGGGCGGCTTCGGCTACGACCCGATCCTCCAGCCGGAGGGCGAGACCCGCACCTGCGCGGAACTGACCCCGGAGGAGAAGAACGCCATCAGCCACCGCGGCAAGGCGTTCCGGGCCCTGGTCCCGGTGGTACGGGAACTGCTCGGGGTCTGA
- a CDS encoding HNH endonuclease gives MGDGDAYAREPLTAAVDESHSWNDLMRRLGLRPSGGQRRVLQRKVAAHGIDTSHFRRRSPRRDYSDEAIAAAAASSTSLREVALKLGTAPATGTLSHIRRRIEAAGIDVGHFPGLGRTRLDLPFTDEELRAAAAPASSIRETAAALGIPDDGRSRAALGRLLRERGIDTSHFRHARLTLPDDELRAAVACSESYADVMRRLGLDVGYAQHRRIRRRVTELGLDTSHFKRRTWGSAQPSPRRSGARDVLTVLPPGSARPKRDRLHAALRHLGVPYRCASCGNDGAWLGQPITLQIDHIDGNWLDNRPRNLRYLCPNCHALTATWCRRKPRHTREAGPVH, from the coding sequence ATGGGTGACGGGGACGCGTACGCCCGCGAGCCGCTGACCGCGGCCGTGGACGAGTCGCACTCGTGGAACGACCTCATGCGACGGCTGGGCCTCAGGCCCAGCGGCGGGCAACGCCGTGTGCTGCAGCGGAAGGTCGCCGCGCACGGCATCGACACCAGCCACTTCCGGCGGCGGAGCCCTCGGCGCGACTACTCGGACGAGGCGATCGCCGCGGCGGCGGCGTCGTCCACGTCCCTGCGGGAAGTGGCCCTGAAGCTGGGGACCGCCCCGGCGACCGGCACGCTGTCCCACATCCGGCGGCGGATCGAGGCGGCGGGCATCGACGTCGGTCACTTCCCGGGCCTCGGCCGGACCCGGCTCGACCTGCCGTTCACCGACGAGGAACTGCGCGCCGCCGCGGCACCCGCCTCGAGCATCCGCGAGACGGCCGCAGCGCTCGGAATCCCGGACGACGGACGATCCCGGGCCGCCCTGGGCCGCCTGCTCCGGGAACGCGGAATCGACACGTCCCACTTCCGTCACGCCCGGCTGACGCTGCCGGACGACGAACTCCGCGCAGCCGTGGCGTGCAGCGAGAGCTACGCGGACGTCATGCGGCGGCTGGGACTCGACGTCGGCTACGCCCAGCACCGCCGGATCCGCCGCAGGGTGACGGAGCTGGGTCTCGACACCAGTCACTTCAAGCGGCGGACCTGGGGATCGGCCCAGCCGTCCCCGAGGCGGTCCGGCGCGCGGGACGTCCTGACCGTCCTGCCGCCCGGCTCCGCCCGCCCGAAGCGGGACCGGCTGCATGCGGCGCTCCGGCACCTGGGCGTCCCCTACCGCTGCGCGTCGTGCGGGAACGACGGCGCATGGCTGGGGCAGCCGATCACGCTGCAGATCGACCACATCGACGGCAACTGGCTGGACAACCGCCCGCGGAACCTGCGCTACCTCTGTCCGAACTGCCATGCGCTGACGGCGACATGGTGCCGGAGGAAGCCCCGGCACACCCGGGAGGCGGGCCCCGTACACTGA
- a CDS encoding PTS transporter subunit EIIC, giving the protein MSADAVSPARARWNSSFQGLQKMGRSLQLPIAVLPAAGILNRLGQPDVFGDEGLGWTDVARVMNGAGGALLDSSLGLPLLFCIGVAIGMAKKADGSTALAAVAGFLVYYNVLRQFPEDCPAGTRSVANIGCQGTVDGTVSAFTYQNPGVFGGIVMGLLAAFFWQRYHRTRLVDWLGFFNGRRLVPIIMAFVAIAFAALCLWVWPPVGDALESFSDWMSGLGAWGAGVFGVANRALLVIGLHQFLNVPIWFQFGTYTAPDGRQVHGDINMFLAGDPDAGQFTSGFFPIMMFALPAAALAITHCARPDRRKEVGGLMLSVALTSFVTGITEPIEYSFLFVAPLLYALHALLTGVSMAVTWGLGVHDGFSFSAGLIDYVINWNLATRPWLIIPIGLVFAAVYYAVFRFAITKFDLRTPGREPAEEVEDVAKV; this is encoded by the coding sequence ATGAGTGCCGACGCCGTCAGTCCGGCCCGCGCCCGGTGGAACTCCTCGTTCCAGGGCCTGCAGAAGATGGGGCGCAGCCTGCAGCTGCCGATCGCCGTGCTGCCGGCCGCGGGCATCCTCAACCGGCTGGGGCAGCCGGACGTGTTCGGCGACGAGGGTCTGGGCTGGACCGATGTGGCCAGGGTGATGAACGGCGCGGGCGGCGCCCTGCTGGACAGTTCGCTCGGGCTGCCGCTGCTGTTCTGCATCGGCGTGGCCATCGGGATGGCGAAGAAGGCGGACGGTTCGACGGCGCTCGCCGCCGTGGCGGGCTTCCTCGTCTACTACAACGTGCTGCGGCAGTTCCCGGAGGACTGTCCGGCCGGGACGAGGTCGGTGGCCAACATCGGCTGCCAGGGGACGGTGGACGGGACGGTGAGCGCGTTCACCTACCAGAACCCCGGGGTGTTCGGCGGGATCGTGATGGGTCTGCTGGCGGCGTTCTTCTGGCAGCGGTACCACCGCACCCGGCTGGTCGACTGGCTGGGCTTCTTCAACGGCCGCCGGCTGGTGCCGATCATCATGGCGTTCGTGGCGATCGCGTTCGCCGCGCTGTGCCTGTGGGTGTGGCCGCCGGTCGGTGACGCGCTGGAGAGCTTCAGCGACTGGATGAGCGGTCTGGGTGCCTGGGGCGCGGGTGTGTTCGGTGTCGCGAACCGGGCGCTGCTGGTGATCGGGCTGCACCAGTTCCTGAACGTGCCCATCTGGTTCCAGTTCGGGACGTACACCGCGCCGGACGGCCGGCAGGTGCACGGGGACATCAACATGTTCCTGGCGGGCGACCCGGACGCCGGTCAGTTCACCTCGGGCTTCTTCCCGATCATGATGTTCGCGCTGCCCGCCGCGGCCCTGGCGATCACGCACTGTGCCCGGCCGGACCGCCGCAAGGAGGTGGGCGGTCTGATGCTGTCGGTGGCGCTGACGTCGTTCGTGACCGGCATCACCGAGCCCATCGAGTACTCGTTCCTGTTCGTCGCGCCGCTGCTGTACGCGCTGCACGCCCTGCTCACCGGGGTGTCGATGGCGGTGACGTGGGGGCTCGGGGTGCACGACGGGTTCAGCTTCTCGGCGGGTCTGATCGACTACGTCATCAACTGGAATCTCGCGACGAGACCGTGGCTGATCATTCCGATCGGGCTGGTATTCGCCGCGGTGTATTACGCGGTGTTCCGATTCGCGATCACGAAATTCGATCTGCGGACGCCGGGGCGGGAGCCGGCGGAGGAAGTGGAGGACGTGGCAAAGGTCTGA
- a CDS encoding DUF2017 domain-containing protein has product MPGTFEPLPGGGAAVALDDVEISIIRSLAVQLLELIGPGPAEDASGDPFAELFAEGPSEPPADPVVRRLFPDAYRDPEGTADPKAAEEQKAHSAEFRRYTENDLRAGKRDNALAVIRSLDALSTAGDGGAVLKLSPDQSRQWLGALNDLRLAIGSRLEITDEDDTDLLYRLPDEDPRKPMVMAYLWLGGLQETLVSTLLP; this is encoded by the coding sequence ATGCCAGGAACCTTCGAACCGCTCCCCGGCGGCGGCGCGGCCGTCGCCCTCGACGACGTCGAGATCTCCATCATCCGCTCGCTGGCCGTCCAGCTGCTGGAACTCATCGGGCCCGGCCCCGCCGAGGACGCCTCCGGCGACCCGTTCGCCGAACTGTTCGCCGAGGGCCCGAGCGAGCCGCCCGCCGACCCGGTGGTGCGCCGGCTCTTCCCGGACGCCTACCGCGACCCGGAGGGCACCGCGGACCCGAAGGCGGCCGAGGAACAGAAGGCCCACTCCGCCGAGTTCCGCCGCTACACCGAGAACGACCTGAGGGCCGGCAAGCGGGACAACGCCCTCGCCGTGATCCGCTCCCTGGACGCGCTGTCGACGGCCGGTGACGGCGGGGCGGTGCTGAAGCTGTCGCCCGACCAGTCCCGGCAGTGGCTCGGCGCCCTCAACGACCTGCGCCTGGCCATCGGCTCCCGGCTGGAGATCACCGACGAGGACGACACCGATCTGCTCTACCGGCTGCCGGACGAGGATCCGCGCAAGCCGATGGTGATGGCGTACCTGTGGCTGGGCGGGCTCCAGGAGACGCTCGTGTCGACCCTGCTGCCCTGA
- a CDS encoding PTS transporter subunit EIIC, protein MSTASAAPAAEKKKGSGVMAVLQRIGRSLMLPVAVLPAAALLVRLGNTDMLGREEFPAFLTKIASFMTAGGNAILDNMALLFAVGIAIGFAKKSDGSTALAAVVGYLVFKNVLGTFTDGSLPKKEAIADGKIVMVEQAVDAKVLGGVVMGLVVALLYQRFHRTKLPDWAGFFGGRRLVPILAAFAGLLIGIVFGYIWPVLGTGLHNFGEWLVGSGAAGAGIFGVANRALIPVGMHHLLNSFPWFQAGEYEGKSGDIARFLAGDPTAGQFMTGFFPIMMFALPAACLAIVHCARPERRKVVGGMMFSLALTSFVTGVTEPIEFTFMFIAPVLYGIHALLTGVSMALTWALGMKDGFGFSAGAVDFALNLGIATNPWGLALVGLCFAAVYYVVFRFAITRFNLPTPGRESDEELAEIQKAEAK, encoded by the coding sequence GTGTCCACGGCCAGCGCCGCTCCCGCGGCCGAGAAGAAGAAGGGCTCCGGCGTGATGGCTGTTCTGCAGCGCATCGGCCGCAGCCTGATGCTGCCGGTGGCCGTGCTGCCCGCGGCCGCCCTGCTGGTGCGCCTCGGCAACACCGACATGCTGGGCCGCGAGGAGTTCCCCGCGTTCTTGACGAAGATCGCGAGCTTCATGACGGCCGGCGGCAACGCCATCCTCGACAACATGGCGCTGCTCTTCGCGGTGGGCATCGCGATCGGCTTCGCCAAGAAGTCGGACGGCTCCACGGCGCTGGCGGCCGTCGTCGGCTACCTGGTCTTCAAGAACGTGCTCGGCACCTTCACCGACGGCAGCCTGCCGAAGAAGGAGGCCATCGCCGACGGCAAGATCGTCATGGTCGAGCAGGCGGTGGACGCCAAGGTGCTCGGCGGTGTCGTGATGGGCCTCGTCGTCGCCCTGCTCTACCAGCGCTTCCACCGCACCAAGCTGCCCGACTGGGCGGGCTTCTTCGGCGGCCGCCGCCTGGTTCCGATCCTGGCGGCCTTCGCCGGTCTGCTCATCGGCATCGTCTTCGGCTACATCTGGCCGGTCCTGGGCACGGGGCTGCACAACTTCGGCGAGTGGCTGGTCGGCTCCGGTGCCGCCGGCGCGGGCATCTTCGGTGTCGCCAACCGCGCGCTGATCCCGGTCGGCATGCACCACCTGCTGAACTCCTTCCCCTGGTTCCAGGCCGGCGAGTACGAGGGCAAGAGCGGTGACATCGCCCGCTTCCTGGCCGGCGACCCGACCGCGGGCCAGTTCATGACCGGCTTCTTCCCGATCATGATGTTCGCCCTGCCGGCCGCGTGCCTGGCGATCGTGCACTGTGCCCGCCCCGAGCGCCGCAAGGTCGTCGGCGGCATGATGTTCTCCCTGGCGCTGACCTCGTTCGTCACCGGCGTCACCGAGCCCATCGAGTTCACCTTCATGTTCATCGCGCCGGTCCTGTACGGCATCCACGCCCTGCTCACCGGTGTGTCGATGGCACTGACCTGGGCGCTGGGCATGAAGGACGGCTTCGGCTTCTCGGCCGGCGCGGTCGACTTCGCGCTCAACCTGGGCATCGCGACGAACCCGTGGGGGCTGGCCCTGGTCGGCCTGTGCTTCGCGGCGGTCTACTACGTGGTGTTCCGCTTCGCGATCACCAGGTTCAACCTCCCGACCCCGGGCCGCGAGTCCGACGAGGAACTGGCGGAGATCCAGAAGGCCGAGGCCAAGTAG